From the Marinobacter alexandrii genome, one window contains:
- a CDS encoding fumarate reductase/succinate dehydrogenase flavoprotein subunit — translation MSTLDSKIPEGPIAEKWTNHKNNIKLVNPANKRSIDVIVVGTGLAGGSAAATLAELGYNVKAFCYQDSPRRAHSIAAQGGINAAKNYQGDGDSTYRLFYDTVKGGDYRSREANVYRLAEVSTNIIDQCVAQGVPFARDYGGLLDNRSFGGVQVSRTFYAKGQTGQQLLLGAYSAMSRQIGKGKIEMFNRHEMMDLVMVDGKARGIIARNLVTGEIERHSAHAVIIASGGYGNVFFLSTNAMGSNVSAGWKIHKKGAYFANPSFTQIHPTCIPQHGEQQSKLTLMSESLRNDGRIWVPAKKEDAEAIRAGKLKPTDLKEEDRDYYLERRYPSFGNLVPRDVASRAAKERSDAGFGVGTNETGEAVYLDFDAAIMRYGQEEANVKGIHDASDTKVRELGEKVVEAKYGNLFEMYQNISGDNPYKTPMKIYPAVHYTMGGVWVDYNLMTTIPGCYALGEANFSDHGANRLGASALMQGLADGYFVIPYTIGDYLADDIRTGAISTDSKEFNEAEKVVRERIEFFVTNKGEHSVDYFHRRLGKIMWNQVGMARNEKGLKDAIKEIKELREQFWKEVKVPGSADGINQELEKAGRVADFLELGELFARDALERNESCGGHFREEYQTEEGEAVRDDKGFTYVSAWEYTGEPSKAKLHKEDLKYENIELKTRSYK, via the coding sequence ATGTCAACATTAGATTCTAAAATACCTGAAGGTCCAATAGCTGAAAAGTGGACCAATCATAAAAACAATATTAAACTAGTCAATCCTGCTAACAAACGATCCATTGATGTGATTGTCGTTGGTACAGGCCTAGCTGGTGGATCAGCTGCAGCTACTCTTGCTGAGCTTGGTTACAATGTGAAAGCATTTTGCTATCAGGATTCACCAAGAAGGGCACACTCAATTGCGGCACAAGGAGGCATCAATGCAGCAAAAAATTATCAAGGAGATGGTGATTCTACTTATCGTCTTTTTTATGATACTGTCAAAGGAGGTGACTATAGGTCTCGAGAAGCCAACGTATATAGACTAGCCGAAGTATCTACAAATATCATCGACCAATGCGTAGCTCAAGGAGTTCCTTTTGCCAGAGATTATGGAGGGTTATTAGATAACAGGTCGTTTGGAGGAGTACAAGTTTCGAGAACCTTCTATGCTAAAGGTCAAACGGGTCAGCAACTTCTTTTAGGTGCATACTCTGCCATGTCTCGTCAGATAGGCAAAGGTAAAATCGAGATGTTTAACCGTCATGAAATGATGGATCTCGTAATGGTAGATGGTAAAGCCAGAGGTATTATAGCAAGAAACCTTGTCACGGGAGAAATTGAAAGGCACTCTGCACATGCCGTAATTATCGCTTCAGGAGGTTATGGAAATGTTTTTTTCCTGTCAACCAATGCGATGGGGTCAAATGTGAGTGCAGGATGGAAAATTCATAAAAAGGGTGCTTATTTCGCAAATCCTTCCTTCACACAGATCCATCCTACCTGTATTCCACAACATGGTGAACAGCAATCTAAGCTCACCTTGATGTCGGAATCTTTGAGGAATGACGGTCGTATTTGGGTGCCTGCTAAAAAAGAAGATGCTGAAGCCATAAGGGCTGGTAAACTAAAACCTACTGACCTCAAAGAAGAGGATAGGGATTATTATTTGGAGAGAAGGTACCCATCCTTTGGTAATCTGGTTCCAAGAGATGTGGCTTCCAGAGCTGCTAAAGAACGTAGTGATGCCGGTTTTGGGGTAGGCACTAATGAAACAGGTGAAGCAGTTTATTTAGATTTTGATGCTGCCATCATGCGCTATGGGCAGGAAGAAGCGAATGTAAAAGGTATCCATGATGCTTCTGATACCAAAGTGAGAGAGCTTGGTGAAAAGGTGGTTGAAGCCAAGTATGGTAACTTGTTTGAAATGTACCAAAATATTAGTGGTGACAATCCATATAAGACTCCAATGAAGATATATCCTGCGGTGCATTATACCATGGGAGGTGTGTGGGTAGATTATAATTTGATGACCACTATTCCTGGTTGTTACGCACTTGGTGAGGCTAATTTCTCAGACCATGGAGCAAATAGACTTGGTGCATCAGCACTGATGCAAGGTCTTGCTGACGGATACTTTGTGATTCCTTACACTATAGGGGATTACCTAGCGGATGATATTCGAACGGGTGCAATATCGACGGACAGCAAGGAATTTAATGAAGCAGAAAAGGTCGTTCGTGAGCGTATTGAATTTTTCGTAACTAATAAAGGTGAGCATTCGGTTGATTACTTCCACAGGCGATTGGGTAAGATTATGTGGAATCAGGTTGGAATGGCCAGAAACGAAAAAGGTTTGAAAGATGCTATCAAAGAGATCAAAGAATTACGTGAGCAATTTTGGAAAGAAGTGAAAGTACCGGGTTCAGCAGATGGTATTAACCAAGAACTGGAAAAGGCTGGCAGAGTGGCTGACTTCCTAGAACTAGGGGAATTATTTGCCAGAGATGCATTAGAACGTAATGAATCCTGTGGTGGTCATTTCAGAGAGGAGTACCAAACAGAAGAAGGTGAGGCTGTTAGAGATGATAAAGGATTTACTTATGTATCAGCATGGGAATATACAGGTGAACCATCTAAAGCCAAACTACACAAAGAAGATTTGAAATACGAGAACATTGAGTTGAAGACTCGTTCTTACAAATAA
- a CDS encoding succinate dehydrogenase cytochrome b subunit produces MSKQLFSGSIGRKFAMALSALFLIIFLLQHFTINFTSVFSEKTFNELSHFMGTNPLIQFVMQPILMFGVTFHFIMGFVLEIKNRNSRAIKYAKNNGAANSSWMSRNMIWSGLFILLFLLFHFYDFWIPEMNYKYIEMNPEDPNRYYEEVVHMFTSPGRVIVYCLSFVFLALHLLHGFQSAFQSMGARHDKYTPTIQKIGRAYAILIPIGFIFIAVFHYVNSL; encoded by the coding sequence ATGAGCAAGCAACTTTTTTCAGGCAGCATTGGTAGAAAATTCGCCATGGCACTTTCTGCGCTATTCCTGATCATATTTCTATTGCAGCATTTCACAATAAATTTCACTTCTGTATTTAGTGAAAAAACATTCAACGAACTATCTCATTTTATGGGCACTAATCCGTTGATACAATTTGTGATGCAGCCAATTCTTATGTTTGGTGTGACTTTTCACTTCATCATGGGATTTGTGTTGGAAATTAAGAATCGAAATTCACGTGCAATTAAGTATGCTAAGAATAACGGAGCTGCTAATTCTTCATGGATGTCGAGAAATATGATTTGGAGCGGATTATTCATTCTCCTTTTTCTATTATTTCATTTCTACGATTTCTGGATCCCAGAAATGAATTACAAATACATTGAAATGAATCCGGAAGATCCAAATCGCTACTATGAAGAAGTGGTTCACATGTTTACTAGTCCTGGTCGAGTAATCGTTTATTGTCTGTCATTCGTATTTCTTGCTTTGCATTTACTTCACGGATTCCAGTCTGCTTTTCAATCGATGGGTGCGCGCCACGATAAATACACTCCGACTATTCAAAAAATTGGTCGTGCTTATGCGATTTTGATTCCAATTGGGTTCATCTTCATTGCTGTTTTTCATTATGTCAATTCCCTTTAA
- a CDS encoding helix-turn-helix transcriptional regulator, whose amino-acid sequence MGKNAIGEFEELLLLTVLILQEEAYILKIKEELVNQANRKSAMGAIHITLSRLESKDLLKSSLGGATAERGGRKKRIYELTAAGKTALTEVKETRNSMWNNVPEFALKVVYAN is encoded by the coding sequence ATGGGAAAGAACGCAATAGGTGAATTCGAAGAATTGTTACTTCTTACAGTACTTATACTTCAAGAAGAAGCTTATATCCTAAAAATCAAAGAGGAGCTTGTAAATCAAGCAAATCGAAAATCAGCGATGGGAGCAATTCACATTACACTAAGTAGACTTGAGAGTAAGGACTTGCTCAAGTCAAGTTTAGGAGGTGCTACCGCTGAAAGAGGAGGTAGGAAGAAGAGAATCTACGAACTCACAGCCGCTGGTAAAACTGCACTTACTGAAGTCAAGGAGACGCGCAACAGTATGTGGAACAATGTTCCGGAATTTGCACTGAAGGTTGTCTATGCCAATTGA
- a CDS encoding ABC transporter permease yields MPIDATLTFSLKLVKWLCKNDLVEEIQGNLEEYYLLLRTEKKSFFFVRYWYQVLHYMRPSFLQLFKLKNKGPMFNFNPKIAIRNLMNHRSTTIISLLGFVVGLTSVIFLYFYIENELNTDSFHIDKDQIYRVVRMASNNTGDVYPVSPTSGPYAGALANDFPETVQSTNRVLFERGLVTFEDKSFYEEDIVFADANFFTFFSYPLKKGNPATVLSGANDVVISQKIAEKYFGDEDPIGKILDIDAGDYKYTVSGVFDDFPTKSHLRFDMVFSIDLFDSFEWFGRWFNHGLCTYIKVNTPAEADYLESQFPDFMNKYMGEDFKRLGTQWGIKLESLGDLYFNEIRFEFPDIKHGSTVNVITLGSIALAILFIACFNYINLSIAQSYKRAKEVGVRKVLGVDQGRLIAQFLGESLVILLISVLASILLSELLKGSFNQFFDLNVIFNWQDPLVIVFFSSLFIVIVIASGLYPALLLSSFHPLKVLKTGKPALGKNIIVRKGLVILQFSMSIFLIIATSLIYMQLSFVQNRDLGFDKEAVLIIESNNAPIGENHETFKDLLKSSRFVKSVTSASGEPGGFHDNAPIEIDGIEEPVHLNTIFADTEYLKTFDISLVAGRAFDSNISSDNESVMMINESAVKSTGLSAEDIIGKKVRGSFWNLDHRIIGVFKDYHFKGLKTEIEPLVIISGDDDARIFAAKIDANNLSESVKEVEDIYKRISPNFPMSSRFLDDSIAQQYEEEAKQARIFTGFAILSIFLACMGIFGLASFSAQQRQKELSIRKVLGASVKQVIYLISNEFLVLVLISSLMAIPFSWYFVSGWLDGFAYRIELLNSWPIFLLGGAITAVVAFITIGAKTYKTAASNPSEIMRYE; encoded by the coding sequence ATGCCAATTGACGCTACCCTTACTTTTTCACTGAAGCTAGTCAAATGGCTTTGCAAGAATGATTTAGTAGAGGAAATTCAAGGCAACCTTGAAGAATACTACCTGCTACTAAGGACTGAGAAAAAATCATTCTTTTTTGTGAGATACTGGTATCAGGTACTTCATTACATGCGACCCTCATTTCTTCAATTATTCAAACTCAAAAACAAAGGACCTATGTTTAATTTCAACCCGAAAATTGCAATACGTAACTTAATGAATCATCGCTCTACAACTATCATAAGCTTATTAGGCTTTGTTGTAGGGCTTACGTCAGTCATATTCCTGTATTTCTATATAGAGAATGAACTGAATACTGACTCTTTTCACATAGACAAAGATCAGATATATCGTGTAGTCCGAATGGCTTCAAACAATACAGGAGATGTTTACCCAGTATCGCCCACTTCAGGACCATATGCTGGAGCATTAGCCAATGATTTCCCGGAGACAGTTCAATCTACAAATCGAGTGCTTTTCGAACGTGGATTGGTCACATTTGAAGACAAGAGTTTTTACGAGGAAGACATTGTGTTTGCAGATGCCAATTTCTTTACCTTTTTCTCATATCCACTAAAAAAAGGAAATCCTGCTACCGTGCTTTCTGGAGCAAATGATGTGGTGATAAGCCAGAAGATTGCAGAGAAATATTTTGGAGATGAAGACCCTATTGGAAAGATATTGGATATCGATGCAGGTGACTATAAATATACGGTTAGTGGAGTATTTGATGATTTCCCCACTAAATCTCACCTACGATTTGATATGGTATTCTCGATTGATCTGTTCGATTCATTCGAGTGGTTTGGTCGCTGGTTCAATCATGGACTCTGCACATACATAAAAGTGAATACTCCTGCAGAAGCAGACTACCTGGAATCTCAGTTTCCAGACTTTATGAATAAATATATGGGCGAAGATTTTAAAAGACTTGGGACGCAATGGGGAATAAAGTTGGAGTCGCTTGGTGATCTTTATTTTAATGAGATCAGATTTGAATTTCCAGACATTAAGCATGGAAGTACAGTCAATGTAATAACACTTGGCAGTATCGCCTTAGCTATTCTGTTTATTGCATGTTTCAACTACATAAACCTTTCTATCGCACAATCATATAAGCGTGCAAAAGAAGTGGGAGTACGAAAAGTTTTAGGAGTAGATCAAGGAAGATTAATAGCTCAGTTTCTCGGAGAGTCACTTGTAATTTTACTCATTTCTGTATTGGCCTCCATATTGTTAAGTGAATTGTTAAAAGGGAGCTTTAATCAATTCTTCGATCTTAATGTCATATTTAACTGGCAAGACCCGCTTGTTATTGTTTTCTTTTCAAGCCTTTTTATTGTTATCGTTATTGCCTCTGGACTATATCCTGCGCTTTTACTTTCATCATTTCATCCTTTGAAAGTATTAAAAACAGGAAAACCAGCTTTGGGTAAGAATATCATAGTTAGAAAGGGCTTGGTCATTCTCCAATTCTCTATGTCAATATTTCTAATAATTGCAACGTCTTTGATTTACATGCAATTAAGTTTTGTTCAAAATAGAGACCTTGGTTTTGATAAGGAAGCGGTGTTGATTATAGAAAGCAACAATGCTCCAATTGGCGAAAACCATGAAACTTTTAAAGATCTTTTAAAATCCAGCCGTTTTGTCAAAAGTGTTACTTCCGCTTCAGGAGAGCCTGGAGGGTTTCATGATAACGCACCTATCGAGATAGATGGAATTGAAGAGCCGGTTCACTTAAACACTATTTTCGCGGATACAGAATACTTAAAGACTTTTGATATCTCGTTAGTGGCAGGTAGAGCTTTTGATTCAAATATTTCTTCTGACAATGAATCGGTAATGATGATCAACGAAAGTGCTGTTAAATCAACAGGCCTTTCAGCAGAAGATATTATTGGTAAAAAGGTGAGAGGTTCTTTTTGGAATTTGGATCATAGGATAATTGGAGTCTTTAAGGATTATCATTTTAAAGGCCTCAAAACTGAAATTGAACCACTTGTAATTATATCAGGAGATGATGATGCAAGGATTTTTGCAGCAAAAATTGATGCCAATAATCTGAGTGAATCGGTGAAAGAAGTAGAAGATATCTATAAGCGAATTTCACCAAATTTTCCAATGAGTAGTCGATTTTTAGATGATTCTATTGCGCAACAGTATGAGGAAGAAGCAAAACAGGCAAGAATTTTTACAGGTTTTGCCATTCTCTCCATTTTCTTGGCATGTATGGGAATATTTGGTTTGGCTTCCTTCTCTGCCCAGCAAAGACAGAAAGAATTAAGCATTCGAAAAGTATTGGGCGCTTCTGTCAAGCAAGTAATCTATTTGATATCGAACGAATTTTTAGTCCTAGTGCTTATATCATCTTTAATGGCAATTCCGTTTTCGTGGTACTTTGTATCAGGATGGCTTGATGGTTTTGCCTATAGAATAGAGTTATTAAATAGTTGGCCAATTTTTTTACTTGGAGGTGCAATAACAGCAGTAGTAGCCTTTATAACCATAGGTGCTAAAACGTATAAAACAGCAGCAAGTAATCCTTCTGAAATAATGAGATATGAATAG
- a CDS encoding ABC transporter permease, giving the protein MLKNYLTTIFRQIKKNKIFSFINIFGLALGMAACLVIAQYVSFHKSFDKFHSNSERTFRIEGEAYKSGESLGKTASTPAMLAYTLKETVPQVQSIARFYDYNYANNTIIYNYNEKQVNFKQSQVYVTESGLFDIFDLEFVAGGSQKFDEPQKAILSESASVKYFDDPQKAIGSKFTLSGNNGTHEYELVGVIKDVPDNSHLSFELLLSFPSLDNYSKGRNSWTQNGMISYVMLEEPGQKGQVLDEVKNLYDQNIKQSIGKSGYSVDYYFQPITEIHLDQESADIFRAGLDGKIILILSLIAIIILVIAWINYMNLSLIRTIERLKEMGIRKCMGSSMKQITQLFVLEAFIMNAIAFGFALLITQIGEKYLLEITGLPISALMNMEILLLLGGLIVVGTLLIGFYPYALLKTINMVNVLVGQRGKVGGTKLRKGLVFVQFVITFILIAGTITIYNQINYMRDADLGIEIENILVIQSPPGDVGSEQREDVDRFRTLKTELLKQSGIAEITNAGEIPGEQVGWGTSIYLKNESRANSVQTGLISMDTDFPSFFGIDVIAGRALREGDDPWTKQDVVINQKLAEQLGFDTPDDALGAELSGFFAPLTVRGVLENHHHTSLHDDYQPLAYILSSWTEYYFIKMKLDDTKGASRSNQLADLVSSVKGEWNNVFTDYQMNYFFLDSAFDEQYTEDVRFGKIFSGFSSLAILIACLGLFGLTSFTIQQRTKEIGIRKALGASAKHLVLLLSKEYLILTGIACILSVPVAYLIMNKWLESYTFRIDLGWWFFVIPVVFVIGMAILSIMSKILSTIKTNPIDSLRDE; this is encoded by the coding sequence ATGCTTAAGAACTATCTAACAACGATCTTTCGGCAGATTAAAAAGAACAAAATATTTTCTTTCATCAATATCTTCGGTCTCGCCTTAGGGATGGCAGCATGTCTCGTTATTGCCCAATATGTCAGCTTTCATAAATCATTCGACAAATTTCATTCTAATTCTGAAAGAACCTTCCGTATTGAAGGAGAGGCATATAAGAGTGGTGAATCATTGGGAAAAACTGCCTCAACTCCTGCAATGTTGGCATATACATTGAAAGAAACAGTGCCACAAGTACAAAGCATTGCCCGTTTTTATGATTATAACTATGCGAATAATACGATCATTTATAACTACAATGAGAAGCAGGTTAATTTTAAGCAAAGTCAAGTATATGTTACTGAAAGCGGACTTTTCGATATATTCGACCTTGAGTTTGTAGCCGGTGGAAGTCAGAAGTTCGATGAGCCACAAAAAGCTATTCTATCAGAAAGTGCTTCAGTTAAATACTTTGATGATCCTCAAAAAGCCATTGGTTCAAAGTTTACTTTAAGCGGAAATAATGGTACTCATGAGTATGAATTGGTTGGGGTTATAAAAGACGTTCCAGATAACTCTCATCTCAGTTTCGAACTGCTCCTCTCCTTTCCTTCTCTTGACAATTACTCTAAGGGAAGAAATAGCTGGACTCAAAACGGAATGATATCTTATGTGATGCTGGAAGAGCCCGGCCAAAAAGGTCAGGTTCTTGATGAAGTGAAAAACCTATATGATCAAAACATTAAGCAATCAATAGGCAAGAGTGGTTATTCAGTAGATTACTATTTTCAACCAATCACTGAAATCCATTTAGATCAAGAAAGTGCGGACATTTTTCGAGCAGGGCTTGATGGGAAAATCATCTTAATATTAAGTTTGATAGCCATTATCATTCTTGTAATCGCCTGGATTAATTATATGAATTTATCTCTTATTCGTACAATCGAGCGATTGAAGGAAATGGGGATCAGGAAATGCATGGGATCTTCGATGAAACAGATTACTCAGCTTTTTGTACTTGAGGCATTCATCATGAATGCAATTGCTTTTGGTTTCGCACTTCTTATCACTCAAATAGGAGAAAAATATCTACTCGAAATTACTGGCCTTCCTATATCAGCCTTGATGAATATGGAAATACTTCTATTGCTAGGAGGATTAATAGTGGTTGGGACTCTACTTATAGGGTTCTATCCTTATGCATTATTAAAGACTATTAATATGGTTAATGTCCTAGTAGGTCAAAGAGGCAAAGTAGGTGGGACTAAATTGCGAAAAGGGCTCGTATTTGTTCAGTTTGTAATCACCTTCATTCTTATAGCGGGGACAATTACCATTTACAATCAAATAAACTACATGCGGGATGCGGATCTTGGAATTGAGATAGAAAATATTCTAGTCATTCAGTCACCTCCAGGAGATGTTGGTTCCGAGCAACGAGAAGACGTAGATCGCTTCAGAACTCTGAAAACGGAGCTTCTTAAGCAAAGTGGTATTGCCGAAATTACTAATGCTGGGGAAATCCCAGGAGAGCAGGTGGGATGGGGTACAAGCATCTACCTAAAAAATGAATCCAGAGCAAATTCAGTTCAGACTGGTTTGATTTCTATGGACACAGACTTTCCATCATTTTTTGGAATTGATGTAATTGCTGGTAGAGCATTGAGGGAAGGTGATGATCCATGGACTAAACAAGATGTGGTTATCAATCAAAAGCTGGCAGAACAATTAGGATTTGACACACCTGATGATGCTTTGGGTGCTGAGTTATCAGGGTTCTTTGCACCTCTTACCGTAAGAGGCGTTTTAGAGAATCATCACCACACATCTTTACATGACGATTATCAACCGCTAGCTTATATATTGAGCTCCTGGACAGAATATTACTTCATAAAAATGAAGCTGGATGACACAAAGGGGGCTTCTAGAAGTAATCAGCTTGCTGACTTAGTAAGCTCCGTTAAAGGTGAGTGGAACAATGTATTTACTGATTATCAGATGAACTACTTTTTCTTAGATAGCGCCTTCGATGAGCAATACACAGAAGACGTCCGCTTCGGAAAGATTTTTAGTGGATTCTCTTCACTTGCAATCTTGATTGCTTGTTTAGGTTTGTTTGGATTAACATCATTCACCATCCAACAACGAACAAAAGAGATTGGGATTAGAAAAGCGCTAGGAGCTTCAGCTAAGCATCTGGTGCTTCTCTTATCAAAAGAATATCTGATTTTAACTGGAATAGCATGCATATTAAGTGTCCCTGTTGCCTATTTAATCATGAACAAATGGTTAGAAAGCTACACGTTCAGAATTGATCTTGGTTGGTGGTTCTTCGTAATACCGGTAGTCTTTGTAATAGGAATGGCAATTCTAAGTATCATGTCTAAGATCTTAAGTACTATTAAGACTAATCCCATTGATTCTTTGAGAGATGAATAG
- a CDS encoding succinate dehydrogenase/fumarate reductase iron-sulfur subunit, protein MSAAKELNLTLKVWRQKSDKDQGKMETYQVSNISIDSSFLEMMDILNEQLVDSGDEPIAFDHDCREGICGSCSMYINGEAHGPGRRMTTCQLHMRSFNDGDTIYVEPWRAKAFPVIKDLVVDRSAFDRVMNAGGFISVNTSGNTQDANAIPIDKHDADKAFDAATCIGCGACVASCKNASAMLFVSAKVSQLSLLPQGKVEAKERAQNMVKQMDEEGFGNCSNTGACEVECPKGISLENIARMNREYLKSSIS, encoded by the coding sequence ATGTCAGCAGCAAAAGAATTAAACCTTACACTAAAGGTCTGGAGACAGAAAAGTGACAAAGATCAAGGAAAAATGGAGACTTATCAGGTTTCTAATATTTCCATAGATAGTTCTTTCCTTGAGATGATGGATATTTTGAATGAACAATTGGTAGATTCAGGTGATGAGCCTATCGCATTTGATCATGATTGTCGTGAAGGTATCTGCGGAAGTTGTTCTATGTATATCAATGGTGAAGCACATGGTCCTGGCAGAAGGATGACTACTTGCCAACTACATATGAGATCTTTCAATGATGGAGATACTATTTATGTTGAGCCGTGGAGGGCAAAAGCTTTTCCGGTAATAAAGGATTTGGTTGTAGATAGAAGCGCTTTTGACCGAGTAATGAATGCGGGAGGTTTTATTAGTGTAAATACTTCCGGTAATACGCAAGATGCGAATGCTATCCCAATCGATAAACATGATGCTGACAAAGCATTTGATGCCGCTACATGTATTGGATGCGGAGCTTGTGTTGCTTCCTGCAAGAATGCTTCTGCTATGCTATTTGTCTCAGCTAAAGTATCTCAGCTATCACTCCTGCCTCAAGGTAAAGTTGAAGCTAAAGAGCGAGCGCAAAATATGGTGAAGCAAATGGACGAAGAAGGTTTTGGGAACTGTTCTAATACCGGAGCTTGCGAGGTAGAATGTCCTAAAGGAATTTCTCTAGAAAACATCGCCAGGATGAATAGAGAGTACTTGAAAAGTAGCATAAGCTAA
- a CDS encoding thioredoxin fold domain-containing protein, which translates to MKAYIFLFFLIPISLTAQITFEEGTWEESLRKAKQQNKLIFLDAYAEWCEPCKEMEEYTFSDLEVSNYYNSNFINVHMDMEDYPGVELAEHYTVSVFPSLLFIDGDGKVIHRGCGAMDATQFLDLANEALSDSKTLASLENRYDQGDRSVDFMLDYLELLEEACLDAEKFASNYLNSVNVNDLANETAWEVFATYQWDIYSREFQYVQKNKPAFENKLGQDIVDAKLYDTYLSQYQEIFESEELHDFAMRALLHQMKDISFVGSDTLKLMMNLHYAEFTENWISYADFAIELVGMTEIEDPDQLNELAWKFYLFVENRNQLEIASSWAQQAVDELPEPSNIDTYASLQFKLGNKKKAIELEKRALELAQELYDDTSHYKHQLKKFEGE; encoded by the coding sequence ATGAAAGCATATATATTCTTATTCTTTCTCATCCCAATTTCCTTGACTGCTCAAATAACATTTGAGGAAGGCACATGGGAAGAGTCGTTAAGAAAAGCTAAACAACAAAATAAGTTAATCTTCCTTGATGCTTATGCAGAATGGTGCGAGCCATGTAAGGAGATGGAGGAGTATACATTCTCTGATTTAGAAGTTTCCAATTACTACAATTCAAACTTCATAAATGTCCATATGGATATGGAGGATTATCCAGGGGTAGAGCTTGCAGAACATTATACCGTAAGCGTATTTCCGTCTCTATTATTTATTGATGGAGATGGTAAAGTAATTCATCGCGGATGCGGTGCTATGGATGCTACTCAATTTCTAGACCTGGCTAATGAGGCGCTATCTGATAGCAAGACATTAGCATCATTAGAGAATAGATATGATCAAGGGGATAGATCTGTCGACTTCATGCTTGATTATCTGGAACTATTGGAAGAAGCTTGCTTAGATGCAGAAAAATTTGCAAGTAATTACCTGAACAGTGTCAACGTAAATGATTTAGCAAATGAAACTGCATGGGAGGTTTTCGCTACCTATCAATGGGATATTTATAGTCGTGAATTTCAGTATGTTCAAAAAAATAAACCTGCATTTGAAAATAAGCTTGGTCAGGATATAGTCGATGCAAAATTGTATGATACTTACCTTTCTCAGTATCAGGAAATATTTGAATCGGAGGAATTGCATGATTTTGCAATGCGCGCGCTTTTACATCAGATGAAGGATATATCCTTTGTTGGATCAGACACTTTGAAATTGATGATGAACCTTCACTATGCAGAGTTTACGGAGAATTGGATCAGTTATGCTGATTTCGCAATAGAGTTAGTAGGTATGACAGAAATTGAAGATCCTGATCAATTAAATGAACTAGCGTGGAAATTTTATCTTTTTGTAGAAAATAGAAATCAATTGGAAATAGCTTCTTCATGGGCTCAACAAGCGGTCGACGAGCTTCCAGAACCTTCAAACATAGATACTTATGCTTCACTTCAGTTTAAGCTAGGCAACAAGAAAAAGGCAATAGAGCTAGAAAAACGCGCACTTGAATTAGCTCAAGAATTATACGATGATACTTCCCATTACAAGCATCAACTGAAAAAATTTGAAGGGGAATAA
- a CDS encoding lysophospholipid acyltransferase family protein: MSKKNVFGQKIWLKKKIFRVVGSFVRSRLLNPNNVVISGAEVLPNLQAHGVLFISNHQTIFTDVIAMYNAMFAALNGQVNSIADGSYLKNPKVNVYYVAARETMEKGLFPKILAYAGAVSVDRTWRQGDDMIKREVNPDDTKSIGMAIADGWVVTFPQGTTRDGAPVRKGTAHIIKQYKPVVVPVRVDGFRKAFDKTGLKRLQKGVDLSLKFSQPLDIDYEKDTVDDLVNKMSLALDIKSP; this comes from the coding sequence ATGTCTAAAAAGAATGTATTCGGTCAAAAAATATGGCTTAAGAAGAAGATTTTTAGAGTAGTTGGCAGCTTTGTTAGGTCGCGACTTTTGAATCCAAATAACGTCGTTATTTCAGGAGCTGAAGTGCTTCCGAATCTGCAAGCACATGGAGTTCTATTTATTTCAAATCATCAGACTATTTTCACAGATGTAATTGCTATGTACAATGCCATGTTTGCTGCTTTAAATGGACAAGTAAACTCTATAGCAGATGGAAGTTATTTGAAAAATCCTAAAGTGAATGTGTACTATGTAGCTGCCCGTGAGACTATGGAAAAAGGACTGTTCCCTAAGATTCTAGCATATGCTGGTGCTGTAAGTGTAGACAGAACCTGGAGACAAGGAGATGATATGATCAAGCGAGAGGTTAATCCAGATGACACAAAATCCATTGGTATGGCCATAGCAGATGGTTGGGTTGTCACCTTCCCTCAGGGTACAACACGTGATGGTGCGCCTGTAAGAAAAGGTACTGCGCATATCATTAAACAATATAAGCCTGTGGTTGTACCAGTACGCGTTGATGGTTTTAGAAAAGCTTTTGATAAAACTGGATTAAAAAGGCTACAAAAAGGTGTAGATCTATCATTGAAATTCAGTCAGCCTTTGGATATTGACTATGAAAAAGATACTGTGGACGATTTGGTAAACAAGATGAGCTTGGCGCTTGACATAAAAAGCCCTTGA